In Silene latifolia isolate original U9 population chromosome X, ASM4854445v1, whole genome shotgun sequence, the following proteins share a genomic window:
- the LOC141620394 gene encoding uncharacterized protein LOC141620394, producing MSNLSKLDFAALDISGSNYSEWVLDVEMHLKSYALGDAIKVGNTTSEQNKAKAMILLRRHLHEGLKFEYLTVKDPLILWQNLKERYDHLTTVILPKAKFDWIHQRLQDFKSVIEYNSAMHRIASQLTLCGEKISDADMLEKIYQTFHSSQLLLSQQYLQRGFKKYSELVSCLLVAEQNNQILLKNHQSRPTGTDPFLGVNATVSGPFPTVNATNK from the coding sequence ATGTCGAATTTGTCCAAACTTGATTTTGCGGCCTTGGATATTTCTGGAAGTAATTATTCTGAATGGGTATTAGATGTCGAGATGCATCTTAAGTCTTATGCCCTTGGTGATGCTATTAAAGTGGGGAATACAACATCCGAACAAAATAAGGCTAAGGCCATGATATTACTTCGTCGTCATCTCCATGAGGGACTCAAATTTGAGTATTTGACTGTGAAAGATCCTTTGATCTTATGGCAAAATCTGAAAGAAAGGTATGACCATCTTACAACAGTAATTCTTCCTAAAGCAAAATTTGACTGGATTCACCAAAGGTTACAGGATTTCAAATCCGTTATTGAGTATAACTCAGCCATGCACAGAATCGCTTCACAGTTAACTTTGTGTGGAGAAAAGATATCTGATGCAGATATGTTGGAAAAAATATATCAGACTTTTCATAGTTCACAATTGCTACTTTCACAGCAATATCTTCAGAGAGGATTTAAAAAATACTCTGAACTAGTATCATGCTTATTGGTGGCTGAGCAAAATAATCAAATCCTGTTAAAAAACCACCAGTCCCGTCCTACTGGCACTGATCCATTCCTAGGAGTGAATGCGACAGTTTCTGGTCCATTCCCTACTGTGAATGCGACAAATAAATAA